The region GAGCAACGACCATGCGTTCGCTGGCACCATATTTTCCATCGGCAAATCGCACGCAGTGACCGCAACCTGGGACCGCCACGCGAGGCATGTCGAGAAAAGAACGGAGGACAGGGACTCCTTCCGTCAGCGGGTGGCGGACATCCACTTCGTTCACACTGCCCCAAGTCAGCCCCTCCAAGACCGTCACGCCATGACGCTTTGCCAATTGCGATGCGCTTTGGAGAAGCCGCGCTCTGAGAAATCCATGCCAGTCATGAAAACTCTGCCTATCAGGCACAAGTTCGGGCCGGCCGCTTTCAATCATGCGCTGGACAGGAACGTCGGCGCTGCTCCAATTGTAAGAAAAACCTGGTTCGACATTGCGGCACTTGGCAAGCAGCGGCGCGAGCACGGCCTTCACAAGTTCCTCGCGAAATTCCACCAGCAAAGCAATCCCCTCGGAATTTGTTTCTGCGCGGCCGTCCCAGGCTTCAAGATAGCGGCGCAGATCGCCCGCCGGAAACGGGCCTAAAGCGTTTTGCCCTTCCAAGACCCGCAAAGCCAGCTTCTGATAATAGCGGTAGAAATCTGTATCAGTATCAAGTTGCAAGGCTAGCATGTCGGGCTCACTGATACCGTTGAGCTGGTTAAGCCGCTCCGAGATTCGCCAGGCGCGATACCCTCCGGAAAAATCATGACCGATCACTACGGAATAGCTGCTGCCGAGCATCCTCTGATTTGCGTTGACAAGGTAGCCAGCCGCGGGATTAACGACGCTTGGCAGCTCTTCTGGTGGAATATAGCCGTCCCAGCCCTTGCGGCCATCGGCCCAGGACTCACTGAACAGCCCGTCCATGCCAATACGGCGCGGAATTTTTCCCATATAGGTCCAGCCGATATTCCCGGCAGTATCTGCTAGAAGAACGTTTAAGGGCGGACCGCCCGCCCGATGCAGCTGTATGATCGCATCTGTTACAGTCGCAGCCCTTGCAAGGCCCATTACACCCAAATCGGTGGTGGTCGGATCGAGCGAGGTCCAGTGAACGGCCACAGGACGACCCAACAATAGCTTCGGCAGCACCGGTCCCCAAATCGTTGTCCGAACCTGAAGTGTCTCATCCACCCTATCGCGAACATGGATGTTTTCGGTTCTTGTTTCGAAACGAAGAGCGCCCGATGGGCTCCGATACCGGCTCGGAACTTTCGTGTCTTCCTCGATCGCGACGAGATCGACGAAATCTCCCTCGATACTGGTCATGCCCCAGGCAATTTGCCCATTGGTCCCAGCGATCAGGGCCGGAATGCCAGGCAAGGTCAAGCCTGATAGGCTCACTCCCGGATAGCGTAATGAGGCACGGTACCAGATATTAGGCACCGAGAGTTCAAGATGCATATCATTGGCCAGGATCGCCCGCCCATCCTGAGTTTTGTTCCCTCCAACGACCCAGGCATTTGAACCGCGCGGGCTGCCGTTGCCTGATACGATCCCGGAATCGTCATCGCCTCCTGCATTGGCGTTATTCAGAACAGCTATAAGATCGGCAACGGGAATGGCGTCCGTAGCACACCGGCCCGGGTTTCGCGGCGCCGTGATTTCGTTGTAACAGTCGCTCTCCGGTGTGAGAAAATCGACTACGGATTTCGGTAATACATGCCGCATCACTGTCGCTGTTCGTTCCTGATCTCCCGTCCAAGTCAGCATCGAGTGCATCGCCAGCATCACAAGAATACTGTCTTCCGGCCGCCATTTTTCGGGCCGATAGCCCAACATCATAAACTCGATGGGAAACATCGAGGTCGCCGCCATCGCTTGGTTGACGCCAGCCGAATAGGCCTCAATCAATCGGCGCTGCGCCGCCGGTAGCCGGGCGAGAACTGCGTCGGCCACGTGGCCAAAGCCCATCGTCCTGTTCCATCGATCCTCTTCCAGCAAATCAGCGCCGAAAATTTCTGCTAGGCGCCCTGCTGTCCCGCGCCGGAGCAGATCCATTTGGAACAACCGGTCTCTAGCGGTGACGAATCCAAGGGCATAAAAGGCGTCTGCGTCACTTCCAGCGCTAATGCGCGGTACTCCCAACCGGTCGAATTCAATCTCGACTATCGCGCCAAGCCCTGCAACTTCAAGAGAACCATCTTCAACAGGAAAAGGTGCGCGAACTATATAAACGAGCGCGGCCACAACCCCTGCCAGGATAACCAACAGCGCAAGGGTGGCGTAGCTTATTCCTTTACGCATCGAGACCTGAAAGCACTTCACCGACCGAAGCATGCAGATCACAATTGGATATGATGGATTTGTGATCTCCCTCGATGACCCTCACTTGCGCGATTGACTTCGCCTCGGCCGGCCAATCCACAGGTGGAATGTTGCCTTCGCCAAGAGTCCCCTGCGCCCACCAAACATGAAGACTCGCAGTCACCTGCGGGATCGTGAACGTATCCTCGATGAGGGCAACATGCTCCCACAGCGAAGTTTCAAGGCGCAAAACATCGAGTGATATATGGTTGAGCCAAAGTCCCCGCTCTCTCCCCCATAATGCGGCGCTGCCAGCAAGCCGCGTATCCGGGATGTCAGTTAAAAACCGTCGGAGCTCCGCAACTTCTAGTTCCGATAAATCAGCTAAAGTACGCAGATCTTGAGGATCATCCAGAAACTCTGCAAGACGGCCTTCCCAGTCATGCAGGGCAAATTTGCGCGGCACTGTCGTATCGATCAGTCCCAAGAAGTCAATATTAGCTCCCAACGCCTCGAGCCGCGCAGCAACGCCAAGTGCGATCAGTCCGCCAAGTGACCACCCCATCAGGCGAAAGCGCTCTCCACGATGATGGGCTCGCAGTTCATCGGCATAGTCTTCGACGACAGTCATAAAATCCTGCGGTTCATCTGATGGATCCCTCATGGCGCGCATTTGGACTCCGTAGATTGAGTGGTCTCTATCGAGCGCGGCAAGCAGCGGATGATAGCCTCGAACGTGCCCGGCGCCGGTATGAAAGAGATACAGCGGCAATCTCTCCGCCGCACCCTCGCTCAATGTTACAAACAGAGACGTGAAGTCCTCGCTTTGGGACTGCAGCCACTCGGCCAATTCCGCGACCGTCGGGTACTGGAATAGAGCGACGAGGGGGATCTCGGTTTGAATTGCATCACGCGCACGTTGCGCAAGTTGGACCGCGAGAAGAGAATGTCCCCCAAGTTCAAAAAAATTGTCATGCCTGCCAACCAGTGGTAGTGAGAGAATTTCGGCAAAGAGGAAGGCGAGCCGCGCTTCCAAAGCGGTGGCGGGAGTCGAGTCTTCGTCTAAAACTGCGGGATAGTTATGAACGGGCAGTAAAGACGATAGGATAGCTCGCTGGAGTTTGCCGTTGCTGCCGCGCGGAAGCTCCGCCATGAGCCGCCATGTGCTGGGGACCATGAAAGCCGGCAATCTTGCCCGAATTTGGCGGCGTAGCACGGAAGATGTGATGCTATCGTCCTTTGTCACCACAAAAGCCGCTAGGCTTTGCTCCCCGTGAGAATCTGTCCGCAGCACGACGGCCGCTTCCGCTACGCCAGGAACCTCTTCCAAACGGGACTCAATTTCCTCAAGCTCGATGCGGAATCCGCGCAGCTTCACCTGATGATCCACGCGTCCCAGAAACTCGAGTGCACCGTCAGACCGCCTGCGGACCAAATCGCCAGTGCGATACAGCCGGCCTCCGTCTGTCGCAAATGGATCCGGCACGAACCATTGGGCGGTGAGAGCAGGCTGCCGGAAGTAGCCGCGCGCGAGACCAATCCCAGCAATATAAAGTTCCCCGGCAACCCCCAGTGGGACGAGATTAAGATTCTGATCCAGCACGTGCAAGCTCACGCCATCAATCGGCCGGCCGATCGGCACGCCCGCGTCGCTGACCCCGTAACCGGCCGAGGCTCCGCAGGGCCAAAAGCTGGAATCTATCGTGGCCTCCGCTGGCCCATATGTGTTGTAAAGGTGGCAATCGAGACTTGCCACGAATTTGCCTCGCAACGATTCGCTCATCGCTTCCCCGCCACAGGATACCACCCGCAGAGTTCGACATTCGTGCCAGCGTGGCTCGTTCAATACCAGCCGAAGAAGAGATGGCGGTAACTCTATCATCGTCGCCGAATGGCGTATCATCAATTCAATCAAATGCTTCGGATCCCCACCTGCGGTCCCTGCAAGGACGAGACACGCACCCACAGCAAGGCACCCGAAGATTTCCCCAACAGAGACATCAAAGCTAGGTGAGGCCCGCTGGATGATGACATCATCTGGGCCAAGTCCGAATTCTGCTTCGCCCCACCTCACACGATTGACAAGCGAACGGTGCGAGACAGCCACGCCCTTAGGACGCCCTGTCGAACCCGAGGTAAAAAGGAGGTATGCGAGATTCTCCCGATTGATCTGAACGGCTGGGTTCGTTTCGGGAAATATTATGTAAGCGTCTTCTTCAATATTGAGGACGATGCTCGTCTGGGACGACCCGGTAAGCTCATTGATTGCGGTACCCCGCAATAGGAGTATGCTTGGCGAGGACTCCTCAAGCATCGCTTGCAATCTTGCCGGCGGATAGGATGGATCTAGCGGGACATAAGCGGCTCCGGCCTTGAGCACGGCGAGAAGTGCCACGACCAACTCAATGGAGCTCTCAGTAAGAATTCCAATGACAGTCTCTGGCCCGGCGCCAAGACCGATTAAGCGATGCGCCAGACGGTTGGCGCGGAGGTTGATCTCCTGATAGGTCAACTGGGAGTCGCCATCGACTACAGCAAGCCGGTCGGGAAAGCGTTTGGCTTGATCTTCGATCAGCGTCACGACAATCTCGGCCGATCGTATTTCCGCTTGCTCTTTTACAACCGAAATATCGAGGCTGTGGCCAACATCGAGAAGCCACCGCCGCTCCGACCCGGTGAGCATCTCCAGGCTACTCAATCGCGCATCAGGCCGCTCGACGATCGCATTGAGGAGGGTCTCGTAATGGCTTGCAAGATTCTCGATTGAAGCACGCAAGTACAGGTCAGTGTTATACTCGAAGAGAACCAAAAGTCCGTCTGCTGTCTCGACAACATCAACCGAAAGGTCGAACATCGCCGTTTTCGTCTCGACGTCAAACGCTTCGATGATGAGATCGCTCATCTCAATACGCGAGTCGGGCGTATTGTCCAGAGAGAAGGCGACCTGGAAAAGGGGGTTGTGCCCAAGTTCACGAGCAAGATCGAGCTCCATGACGAGCTGTTCAAAGGGAAGGTCCTGATGGTCTTGTGCTTCTAGGGTCGCCGTCCGAACACGTGTCAGCAAATCGGTGAAACACGGATCGCCAGAAAGGTCGGTCCGCAGCACCAGCGTATTGACGAAACAACCAATCAATCCCTCGAGTTCGATCCGCCGCCGGTTGGCGACCGGCGTACCAACGCAAATGTCGTTCTGACCACCATGACGAAACAGCAGCAATTTTAGCGTGGCAAGTAGAACCATAAACATTGTCGCGCCATTGCGCCTTGCCAGGGCGCCAAGCTTTTCACTCAAGTTCAGGGGAAGAGACAAGCTATAGCTTGCGCCGGAGTAGCTCTGTATCTGCGGGCGCGGCCAGTCAGTGGGCAGCCGCAGTATCGCCGGCGCATCCGAAAGGCGTGCATGCCAATAAGTTACCTGCCTCTCAAACTCCTGGCCCGTCAAATAATCCCGCTGCCAGAGTGAATAATCAGCGTATTGCAGGTTTAAATCGGCAAGCGGTGAAGGCTCAGAGCATATGAAGCTCTTATACAGAACCGCGAGTTCATCGATGAGGATGCCCATGGACCAGCCATCGGCAATGCTATGATGCAAGCTCAGAACTAAGATATATTCATTTGCACCTCCTTCCTCTGCAGGGGCCGGTTCGAAAATGCACCCCCGGATCAGCGGGCCGGCTGCAAGGTCAAACGGCTTATGCGCTTCCTCCAGGATCAGGCGGTGCAGCTCCGCCGCTCGCGCTTCCGCTGGCACATGATGCAAAGGAATCAGCGGCAGGCCAATCTCAAGAGCAGGCTGAATTGATTGAACCGGTTTCCCGTCGATGAGGGGAAAGCAGGTACGAAGAACCTCGTGGCGTCCACCAACTGCTATCAGGGCCATTCGGAGGGCGTCGATATCGAGGTGCCCGGTAAGACGCAAGGCAAGCGGAATATTGTAGAATGAACTGTTCGGCTCCAACTGGTCCAGAAACCAAAGTCTCTGTTGGGCAAACGACAAGGGAATTGGAACGCCACGCGGCCCGGTACCCAAAGGCGGCGATGCCGCTGCAGGGTTGCTCTTTGAACAATCAGCGGAACTTGAATTGGCGATAAGACAAGCGAGCTTGGCAACAGTCGGCGCCTCAAACAAGGACCGAAGACTGACCTCGACATTGAGATCTCGCCGAATCCTGGATATGGCACGAATCGCACTTAGTGAGTGTCCACCGATCTCAAAAAAACTCTCATCGATTCCCACGCATTCAAGCCAAAGCACGTCCGCCCAGATTCCCGCAAGAATCTCTTCGATCGCTGTTCGCGGGGTAATGTAGTTAGCCCGCACATCAGGCACCCCTTCAGGTGGTGGTAGGGCCTTGCGATCGACCTTTCCGCTTTCCGTTAGCGGCAAAACATCCAGCGGAACAAAAGAGGCAGGAATCATATAATCTGGCAGATTCTTCCTCAGTGCTGTCCGCAAAACCTCCGCCGTCACATCACCGACAACATAAGCGACAAGCCGCCTGCCTCCCGACGGATCCGCGAGCGCCACAACAATCGCCCGCCGCACGTTCGCAACAGCAGAGAGAGCCGTCTCGATCTCGCCAAGTTCAATACGATGACCGCGAATCTTTACCTGATTGTCGATACGGCCAGCATAATGCAAGTTCCCGTCTGCACTCCAGTGCACCAGGTCGCCGGTGCGGTAAAGCCGCTCGCCCGCCCCGCCAAATGGATTCGGTACGAACCGCTCCGTGGTCAGATCAGGACGGCCGAGGTAACCGCGCGCCAGGCCAAGGCCACCAATATAGAGCTCCCCTTCAATCCCAACCGGAACAGGCTCGAGATTCCTGTCCAAAACATAAACCCGAGTGTTGGCGAGCGGGTGGCCAATCGGGACATCGCGTAGATCGGCGCTCGCGGCGGATAAGATGAACGCCGTCGCCGTAATTGTCGCTTCCGTCGGGCCATAGGTGTTTATCCAAACGACGTTCTCGCTCGCCAAGGCGCGCCAACACCGCAGGCTTTCCGCAGGGACCTTTTCTCCGCCAACGAAAACAAGCCGCAAACTCGCCGGAAGAGGCTTCTTCGCATCCATCAGCTGCATTGTCAGTTGGCACCAGTATGCCGTCGTGAGTGCCGCGACGGTGATCTCGGCGCCGGCAATAAATTCCACAAAATCGATAAGAAATTCACGATCGCCGCGAGGAGGCAACACAAGCGTCGCGCCGCTAAGCCATGTGGGAAATATTTCTTCGGCAGCTTGGTCAAAACTGATCGAAGAGAATTGCAAGACCCTGTCCCGTTGATTCAGGTTAAACGTGCCTGTCTGCGCCTGCACCAAATTGATCAGGCTTTCGTGCGTGACCATTACGCCTTTGGGAAGTCCGGTTGAACCCGAAGTGTAAATCACGTAGGCCAGATTGGCGGGGCCGCTTTGTTGCGGAGGATCAATATCTGGCGCTAGCACCCATTGCGAGGCATCGCGGTCGAGGCAGACAGTCCTCACCGGAATTGCTGGCAAACAACCCAGAAGATTCTCTTGCGTCAGCAGCACCGCAGTGCCAGCATCGGTCAGAAGATAGGCGAGACGTTCCCTTGGATAGGCTGGGTCAAGCGGCAAATAGGCACCACCTGCCTTCAAGATGCCGAGGATGCCGATCACCATGTCAAGCGACCGCTCAACGAAAAGGCCAACGATCGTCTCGGCCGCTACGCCAAGATTCCGCAGATGATGGGCAAGCCGGTTTGCCTTGGCGTTCAGCTCGCCATAGGTCAACTGCCCGGCCTCGCACATCACCGCCACCGCGTCCGGATGCCGCGCGGCTTGCGCCGCGAACAACTCGTGAAGAAGATGGTCCTTGGGGCAATCCGCCGCGGTCGCGTTCCACTCAACAAGCAATTGCCAGAGCTCGGCGGCGTTTAGTAAAGGCAGAGCGCCGATACGGACGTCTGGCGAGGCAGCGATCACTTTCAGTAATGTCGAAAAATGCCCGAGCATCGCTGTCACCCTGGCGGTATCGAAAAGTGCGCAATCGTAAGAAATACCGAACTCCAGGACCACGTCTGGCGAGACCGACACCGTGATAGGATAGTTGGTTTGCTCATGAGCGGACGTATCACTGATCTCGACGTTACCTATGCGGCCGGACAGGCTCCGGTTGACCGGATAATTCTCGAAGACCAACAGGCTTGCGAAAAGCGGCGCACCGCGCGGCACCTCGCTCCAGCCCTGGACTTCCACGAGCGGCGTATATTCGTATTGACGCAGCTGAAGGTTTTGCGCGAACAACGAGCGCAGCCAGCTGGAGACATGGGCATCCGGAGGCACAGCCACACGCAGCGGCAAGGTGTTGATGAACAACCCTACCATTGACTCGATGCCCGAAAGCTCGGCCGGCCGCCCCGAAACCGTCACCCCAAAAAGCACGTCCCGCTCACCGCTGGTGCGGCTCAGAAGAATGGCCCAAGCCCCCTGCACCAACGTATTCAGAGTCACATGATGACGGCGAGCAAAATCCTCCAGGACCCGTGTCTTTTCCGCGCCGAGCGTCAGGCTTATCTCGGCATAGCGATCGCCGGAAACCGGCGCATCGCCAGCAGCCAACGAGGAGAATGGCAAAGGAGTTACTGCGCGGAACCCTGCCAAAGTCTGCCGCCAATACGCTTCCGCCGCCGCCATGTCCTGATGCGTCAGCCACGCGAGATAATCGCGATAGGGGCGCGAGGGGAGAAATCGCGGCGGCTCCCCTCGGCACATTGCTCCGTATGCGTCGAACACTTCCTTCAGGATAAGCGCAAGACTCCATCCATCCAGCAGGACGTGATGGTGGCTCCACAAAAACAGACAACGATCCCCGGCGCAGCGCATCAAGGCAAGGCGCATCAATGGCGCATGAACGAAGTCAAACCCTGCTTGCCGGTCGGCTTCGAGGTAAGCCGCCCAGCGCTCGGGATGTTCTTCCGCGGGAACGCCGCGCCAATCCTGTTCCTCGATCGGTAAGACAGACTTCGCGTGTACCACCTGAACAGGCGAATCCAAATTTTCCCACCGGAAAGAACTCCGAAAAACCGGATGCGCCACTATCACTTGCTGCCACGCCACCGTGAAGGCCGCGGTGTCCAGCGGTCCCTGCAATGTGCAACTCAGCTGCTCGACATAGACCCCCGACTTCGGCGCATAAAGCGCATGAAACAAAATCCCTTGCTGCAGCGGCGTCAGCGGATAGACATCCTCGATGCCTCGTACGCCGCCAAACAGCTGATCAAGCTGAGGCTGAGACAGCCGCGCCAAACAATAATCCGATGGCGTATAGCCGCATGAATCCGGCCGCAAACAATGCGAAATCAAATCTCTGAGCGACCGAAGATAGGCTTCCATCAGCCACTCTGCCGTCGCCCGACGGTAACGTGCGCTGCTATAACTCAAAGAGAGCTGCAAACTACCTTTAAGCACATTGCATGAAAAATCCCATTCATGGGGACGTATTCCATGTCCGTCATGTTCCAGCCCAACGCCCGCTCCTGCCACGACAAACAGAGCTCCTTCCTGTAGACTCTGGTCGAATTGCCCGAGATAATTGAAACTGATTTGCCCCGCGGGGTGCGCCTTTAAGCGCCGTCCGATAGCGCTTTCCTCATCGCCATAACGCAGCAGTCCATAGCCGATCCCCTTGCGCGGGATTGCTCGCAGCTGTTCCTTTATTGACTTCAGCGCATCGCCAGCGTGGCCTCCCGCAGCGCCGCGCAGAAGAACCGGAAACAAAGTCGTGAACCAACCCACCGTGCGTGAGAGATCAATCTCTGGAAAGAGTTCCTCGCGACCGTGCCCCTCAAGATCAATAAGAAACGCCGAATGCCCGCTCCACATACTCAGGGCCTGAACCAATGCCGTCAGTAAAATGTCGTTGATCTGTGTCCTATAGGCTGCCGGAACATCCTGCAGCAGCGCGCGAGTCTCATATTC is a window of Methylocapsa sp. D3K7 DNA encoding:
- a CDS encoding penicillin acylase family protein, with protein sequence MRKGISYATLALLVILAGVVAALVYIVRAPFPVEDGSLEVAGLGAIVEIEFDRLGVPRISAGSDADAFYALGFVTARDRLFQMDLLRRGTAGRLAEIFGADLLEEDRWNRTMGFGHVADAVLARLPAAQRRLIEAYSAGVNQAMAATSMFPIEFMMLGYRPEKWRPEDSILVMLAMHSMLTWTGDQERTATVMRHVLPKSVVDFLTPESDCYNEITAPRNPGRCATDAIPVADLIAVLNNANAGGDDDSGIVSGNGSPRGSNAWVVGGNKTQDGRAILANDMHLELSVPNIWYRASLRYPGVSLSGLTLPGIPALIAGTNGQIAWGMTSIEGDFVDLVAIEEDTKVPSRYRSPSGALRFETRTENIHVRDRVDETLQVRTTIWGPVLPKLLLGRPVAVHWTSLDPTTTDLGVMGLARAATVTDAIIQLHRAGGPPLNVLLADTAGNIGWTYMGKIPRRIGMDGLFSESWADGRKGWDGYIPPEELPSVVNPAAGYLVNANQRMLGSSYSVVIGHDFSGGYRAWRISERLNQLNGISEPDMLALQLDTDTDFYRYYQKLALRVLEGQNALGPFPAGDLRRYLEAWDGRAETNSEGIALLVEFREELVKAVLAPLLAKCRNVEPGFSYNWSSADVPVQRMIESGRPELVPDRQSFHDWHGFLRARLLQSASQLAKRHGVTVLEGLTWGSVNEVDVRHPLTEGVPVLRSFLDMPRVAVPGCGHCVRFADGKYGASERMVVAPGRESAGILHMPGGQSGQPASPHYSDQQESWVKGQPAKFSNEEIVHGLTLRPWVRDSIKSTR